In Musa acuminata AAA Group cultivar baxijiao chromosome BXJ3-11, Cavendish_Baxijiao_AAA, whole genome shotgun sequence, one DNA window encodes the following:
- the LOC135652759 gene encoding F-box/LRR-repeat protein 13-like — protein sequence MRKTKKARWAADLSLSPPSSSFSSSSSGSSGDIIEKDGDDRLTELPDIIRLHILAQLPLQDAIRTGVLSSRWRSLWRHRWPHPAVLDLSPHTVAASADDFVAGVDRFLSARGRGRRIDTLFVALPHGRRYDADIKRWIEYAASCSIEDLRLVVSPSSLAGTSARPGRRLRRQERAAVSSVFFHSICECSNLTRLALSGLRLSSPSANIKRLSDLEVLDLHAGHVTDAALRRVVAACPLLRSLDLRLCRKLRRIVITANSRLTSLTIVDCPRAMEVTVSAPDLRCFRYSGNYLTSYSFDSPKRLEEVCMSSGGPPSCLPPSNWVKTLGGLSNIKVLTLCSLLLQYVAIEGGNATRECNNFRNLRELQLLMGMMTVDNLTNIYTFFRICKCPRLEKLFIELPTTMNDPYVENYLMVPKEEPPEVDFKYLKIIKINNFNGHRNEMQLVRFLLGKAGVLESLMVITSKDFMVEEYINTVDGCRDSLHFLQSQLSLFTKASVNAQIILSDREDNKFIPTHWEVYSKV from the exons ATGAGGAAGACGAAGAAGGCCCGCTGGGCCGCCgacctctccctttctcctccctcctcctccttctcctcctcctcctccggcagCAGCGGCGATATCATTGAAAAGGACGGCGACGACCGCCTCACCGAGCTCCCTGACATCATCCGCCTCCACATCCTCGCCCAACTTCCCCTCCAGGATGCCATACGCACCGGAGTCCTCTCCTCCCGGTGGCGCAGCCTCTGGCGCCACCGCTGGCCCCACCCCGCCGTCCTCGACCTCTCCCCACACaccgtcgccgcctccgccgaTGACTTTGTCGCGGGCGTCGACCGGTTCCTCTCCGCGCGCGGCCGCGGGCGCCGGATCGATACCCTCTTCGTCGCCCTCCCCCACGGCCGCCGATACGACGCCGACATCAAGCGTTGGATCGAGTACGCCGCCTCCTGCAGCATCGAGGACCTCCGCCTTGTCGTCTCGCCTTCGTCCCTCGCCGGCACTTCCGCCCGCCCCGGCCGGCGTCTCCGGAGACAGGAACGCGCTGCCGTCTCCTCCGTCTTCTTCCACTCCATCTGCGAGTGCTCCAATCTCACCCGGCTCGCCCTTTCCGGGCTCCGCCTCTCGAGCCCCAGCGCGAACATCAAGCGGCTCTCCGACCTTGAGGTTCTCGACCTCCATGCGGGGCACGTCACCGACGCGGCCCTGAGGAGGGTCGTTGCTGCCTGCCCTCTCCTCCGGTCGCTTGATCTCCGGCTCTGCCGTAAGCTCCGTCGGATCGTGATCACTGCCAACAGTCGGCTCACCAGCCTTACGATCGTCGACTGTCCAAGAGCTATGGAGGTCACGGTCTCAGCGCCGGATCTCCGGTGCTTCAGGTACAGCGGAAATTACCTCACGAGCTACTCCTTTGACAGCCCCAAGAGATTGGAGGAGGTGTGCATGAGCTCGGGCGGCCCTCCATCGTGCCTCCCACCAAGCAATTGGGTGAAGACCCTTGGTGGGCTATCCAACATCAAGGTCTTGACCCTTTGTAGTCTTTTGCTTCAG TACGTCGCGATCGAAGGTGGGAATGCAACCAGAGAATGCAACAACTTTAGAAACTTGAGAGAGCTGCAGCTGCTGATGGGTATGATGACTGTTGACAATCTAACGAACATATATACCTTCTTTAGGATATGCAAATGTCCTAGATTGGAGAAACTGTTCATAGAG CTTCCAACCACAATGAATGACCCTTATGTGGAGAACTACCTTATGGTTCCGAAGGAGGAGCCTCCGGAGGTTGATTTTAAgtacctaaaaataataaaaattaataacttcAACGGGCACAGAAATGAGATGCAGTTGGTGAGATTTTTATTGGGAAAGGCTGGTGTTCTCGAGTCTTTAATGGTGATCACTTCCAAGGACTTTATGGTAGAGGAATATATTAATACAGTGGATGGTTGCCGTGATTCCTTACATTTTCTTCAGTCACAACTCTCACTCTTTACAAAGGCGTCAGTGAATGCACAGATAATTTTGAGTGATCGTGAAGATAACAAGTTCATCCCTACTCACTGGGAAGTCTATTCTAAAGTCTAA